One genomic segment of Hordeum vulgare subsp. vulgare chromosome 2H, MorexV3_pseudomolecules_assembly, whole genome shotgun sequence includes these proteins:
- the LOC123430607 gene encoding uncharacterized protein LOC123430607 produces MAQIHLESMQTAVPTRVALERGRTLPIAVTGPPIAAAELQHRFRVVLYYHDRLEGDAMAQLEQAAWVQESLSAALADHPKMAGRLWRRRHAAGRGDGPWDWDVKLCDAGVRLLMASVDTTLTAFLEAEDRESKEPALALWTDVEAKDPEKCSPFVMQLTRFHGGGYAIGACCSLLHADPLSFIDFLKSWARTHAQLQAQDKLVPDHNQMLRYTHYFRNPGAATRRLRSTPLVSVAGDAAATVLFRVAGDAPDRRALAEACVAQASEKLGVEKPTRFTVLAGDGLGGLNVLRSRAGGDGEMTPPPPGHLLRGACWQEAGLEEAVLDLEGCKPVHVSCSIVSPCAEEGIVVVMQAGAGAELWVSATVPSRK; encoded by the exons CGGAGCTGCAGCACCGGTTCCGCGTCGTGCTCTACTACCACGACCGGCTGGAGGGCGATGCGATGGCGCAGCTGGAGCAGGCCGCGTGGGTGCAGGAATCGCTCAGCGCGGCGCTGGCCGACCACCCGAAGATGGCCGGGCGGctgtggcggcggcggcacgcCGCCGGCCGCGGCGATGGGCCGTGGGACTGGGACGTGAAGCTCTGCGACGCCGGCGTGCGGCTGCTCATGGCGTCGGTGGACACGACCCTGACCGCGTTCCTGGAGGCGGAGGACCGCGAGAGCAAGGAGCCCGCGCTGGCGCTCTGGACGGACGTGGAGGCCAAGGACCCCGAGAAGTGTTCCCCTTTCGTCATGCAG TTGACGCGGTTCCATGGCGGCGGCTACGCCATCGGCGCGTGCTGCAGCCTGCTCCACGCCGACCCGCTGTCGTTCATCGACTTCCTCAAGTCGTGGGCGCGCACGCACGCGCAGCTGCAGGCGCAGGACAAGCTCGTCCCCGACCACAACCAGATGCTACGGTACACGCACTACTTCCGAAACCCAGGCGCCGCCACGAGGCGTCTCAGGTCCACCCCCCTCGTCTCCGTGGCCGGCGACGCCGCGGCCACCGTGCTCTTCAGGGTCGCCGGCGACGCGCCGGACCGCCGCGCGCTCGCCGAGGCGTGCGTCGCGCAGGCCAGCGAGAAGCTGGGGGTGGAGAAGCCGACGCGGTTCACGGTTCTCGCCGGCGACGGCCTGGGAGGGCTGAACGTCCTGCGTTCCCGCGCGGGAGGTGACGGGGAGATGACGCCGCCGCCTCCGGGACACTTGCTTCGAGGCGCGTGCTGGCAAGAGGCTGGTCTCGAGGAGGCCGTGCTGGATCTGGAAGGGTGCAAGCCCGTGCACGTCTCCTGCAGCATCGTCTCGCCGTGCGCCGAGGAGGGGATCGTCGTTGTGATGCAGGCAGGGGCCGGTGCCGAGCTCTGGGTCAGTGCGACTGTTCCGAGCAGGAAGTGA